The DNA sequence GGATTCGCTAACATGTTGCATAAGAATAAAATGCTGACTTCCAGTTAAAATCCATTTCCCTTTGATATCCCTTTTTTCGTCCACTAATATCTTCAAGTCTCTAAAAAGGGAGGGGGCATACTGGATCTCATCGATAATCACTTGCTTTTTGAATCGATTCAGAAAAATTGAAGGATTCTCTTCTGCCTCTTCCGCAAGCAGAAGCCTGTCCAGGGTCACATATTCCGTATCCGGGAAGAGCCGCCGCAGCAGAGAACTTTTCCCTGCCTGTCTTATTCCAGTCAAGAGAATGACAGGTCTGTTCTTAACCGCTTCTTTTATTTTTTCAGAATAGTCACGCTCAATCCACATCGAAATACAGTAATAAACTATTCGACAAATGTACTTTATTTGCACTGTATTTGCAAAATAACATAATAATAATTGCAAATTATCATAATAATTTCATTCTACCTATCGTACTCATGAACTACGTGATCGAGGGCGATGGGGCGCTGGTTAATGAGGCAGGGGAGGAGCAGCCCTTAAAAGCAGGTGATTTTGCCCTGCTTAATCCCGATGAGAAGCACCAGTAACGGAACAAGGGGGATAAGCCCTTCAGGATGATCTGCGGGGTACCGAAGGAGTTTGAGTAAGAAGCGAAAAATTTGTTAATATTGTGAATGCCCCAACTGAAAATTATTGTTCGCCGGCTTGTACGCGACAGGCTCTTAACCCTTTTTACTTTTTGCGGTCTTGTGGCAGGCATTAGCGCCTTCCTGTTGTTGTTCATCCACGTGATGAACGAGCGCCGGTTTGACAGGCATTTCCCGAACTATGAAAACATCTACCGCGTACTTTCCGCACCCGCTCATATAGATGAGGCCCTATGGGCCAGGAGCCTGGGGATCATCCACCGTGCAGCCGAAAATATACCCGGAATTGAACTGGCCACACAGTTTACCCATTGTGACGGTGGCCGGATCAGGATCGGAGAGCGAACGATGGAACAGGATCATATCATGTCGGTCGACGAAGCATTTATCCAGATGTTCGGTGTGGAAAGCAAGCAGGGGAATCTGAGGGATCTGGAAAAACCCAATACTGTGTTCATTTCTGAGGATTTTGCGAAAAAGTATTTCGGGGACCAGGATCCGGTGGGACAGCAGATTCACATCGATGCCCTGCAGTATGTAAGAGACCTTGGCCCTTATGAAATAAGGGGAATTGTGAGAAATACGAATCGAAGGACACATTTCAGGTATGAGCTGCTGATTTCCCAGAAAGGAGGGCTGCAGGAACGCTATGAGATTCTGCCCGACCGCAAGATAGCCTGGACCTACAACTATTACAGATTAAGCCAGGGAATGGATCCGGCTTTGGTTGCTGGACAGCTAAAAGCCTTTTATGACAAAAGTAGTCTGAAACCTGTACGTGGACCGCAGGAATACGTGTTCAGGCTTTTCCCCCTGGAGGATATACACCTCAAGTCCGATTTCAGGTTTGAACTCAGGGAGCGGACCAGCAGGCTCAGCATATCGCTTTTTATGCTTATTTCCATCGTGATCCTGCTGGTGACCCTGCTCAATTTCACCAACCTTAGTCTGGCTAAAATCATGAAGCGTTCCGGGGAGTTCGGGTTGAAAAAGACCCTGGGTGCCGGAAATCGCAGGCTTGTAAGGCAGGTGCTGGGGGAAGTGCTCCTGGTGTGTAGCATAGCCATCCTTATTTCCGTAGCCCTGATTGAACTGTTCCGTCCCATGCTGAACCGCATTTTCGCCATAGAATTTGATATTTATTATCATGATCCGATGGTGCTTATCAGCCTTCTGCTTGTGCTTTTGTCTGGCCTGGCCCTGAGCGCGCCGTTTGTCGCAGGTTTTCTCCTCTCCGGGAACAGCAACAAAGAGATCCGATCCGGGAAGGTTAATTATTCCGGAAATGTGATTATGAGAATCCTGTTAATGCTGCAGGTAGCTGTCGTAATGATGTTGATTTCAGGCACACTTCTGGTTAACAAACAGGTTCAATTCATGCTTGACAAGCCGCTGGGATTTAATGAAGAACAGGTTGTGGTGCTTCATATCAATGACCTGTCAAAGGATCCCATGGTATTTATCAGGAAACTTGAAGCCCAAAATACTGTAACATCGGCAGGAATGACTTTACAACATTTTGGGTATCCGGCACAGGCCATATCCCTGGAAAATCTGGGACTGGAAGGTACTGCTGAGTTTGTCTTTGCCAATTATTCCTACCTGAAAACCATGGATATTCGGCTTCTTCACAACTGGATTCCCCCTGAGGCAGATACCGTGCGCGGGATGGTCGTGAATGAGCACCTCTATAAACGCCTGATGGAACGGCACGGGAGCATGGAGGCCCTGCAAACCTTTCGGTCAGAACAGCCCCTGGAAGAGGGGCAACAAGCCATCAATTTCGTGGGTGTGACGGAAGATTTTAATTACAGCTCGGCCCACGAAACCATAGGCGACTTTGCCTTTTGGCTGGATGAATCGGCCAACCGTGCACGATTCACCCACGTCCGGTTAAAGCCGGGCAATCTGCGGGCTGGCATGGAGACCATCCGGAACCTCTGGGAGGAGCAATATCCCGGTCAGGAACTCAGCTATTTCTTCCTGGATGAGAAAATCGCCGAACAATATGCATCAGAAATTTTGCTTCGGAAGGTGCTGCTTGCATTTTCCATTGCCGGCATCATCATTTGTCTCCTTGGCATGAGCGCCATGGCCCTGCTCATTTCCCGGCAGCGCACCAGGGAAATTGGTATCCGGAAGGTGAATGGTGCCAGCATCTCCCTGATCATGGTTTTACTTAACAGGGATTTTATAAAATGGATCCTGCTGGCCTTTGTTCCGGCCATTTCGCTCATCTATTATACCATGAACCGCTGGCTTGAGAATTTTGCCTATCAAACCGCCCTGAGCTGGTGGATCTTCCTTTTGGCTGGAATGATTGTTCTGCTCATCACCGTGTTCACTGTATCCCTTCAATCTTATCGCAGCGCATCCAGGAATCCGGTGGAGGCACTCAGGCATGACTGAAAAGTACGGAGCCGGTAATTCCTTTATATTTTATCAGGTCTTTCATTTTAGGCTCTTTGCTCTGATTTTGAATTGCATACTTCCTCCCTGCTGCTGAATAATATTTGAGAGAGCAGATATAATTGACTAAATTTGTTTCTGTAGAAACTATTTCGAGAAATGGAATCCATAAGAAAATATGACAGAGCTGCTTGAATTAAGACGTCTGTTACATAAGCATCCGGACTTGTCTCATCATGAAAATGGAACAAAAGAAATCATTGAAAATCATTTCACTGAATTCAAACCGGATGAGACCATTTCATTCGGAGCCGGAGGTGTAGGCTTCCTTTTCAGAGGTGAAAGTAAAGGAAATCTCACTGTTTTCAGGGCTGAACTGGATGCTTTACCAATTCATGAAACAGGACAGGTGCCTTATTCATCAGCTAATCCGGGTATCAGTCATGCATGCGGACATGACGGGCATATGGCTATCCTTACCGGGTTTGGAGGGTATGTTGCTAAGAACAGGCCTGCTCGCGGTTCTGTGCTGATCCTTTTTCAGGCAGCTGAAGAAAGAGGAAATGGAGCTAAGCAGGTGATGGCTCATTCCGAATTTCTCCGCAGGAAGCCCGAATGTATTTTCGCGCTTCACAATATTCCTGGCTTAGCCCTTCATTCGGTAACAACCAGGGATGGGGCATTTTCGTCAGCCTCGGCTGGGATGATCATTCAACTGATTGGGAAAACTTCTCATGCAGCTGAACCTGAACAGGGCATTAATCCGGATAAAGCCATCGCCAAGATGATTGAGCAGGTACATGCCTTAAATGCTCATTATACAAGGCTGAAAGACAAAACCTTTGCGACTGTAGTCCACATACAGCTGGGAGAAGAAGCACATGGAACCTCTCCGGGATACGCGGAGGTGAGGCTCACACTCAGATCTGCAACCCCCGAAAGCATGGTTGAATTCAAAGATTTTCTAAAGAAGGAGATCGTCCGGATCACTCAAGAGCACAAGCTTGAATGGAAATTTGAATTCACAGAGGAGTTTCCGGCAGTTATTAATGATACGGGCTGTGTGGGAATGATCCGGAACGCTGCCCGTGAAGCTGGCGTACCCTTTATAGAGATGAAAGAAGCCTTTCGCTGGTCTGAGGACTTCGGATATTATACAGAAAGCATAAAGGGTGGATTCTTCGGAATAGGTTCGGGCATCAACCAGGCTGCCCTGCACAATCCCGATTTTAATTTTCCCGATGAACTGATCTCTACCGGAATAAAGTTGTTCAATTCCTTATATAATCAGTTACACAAATAAGCTATAATATATGCTGGAAATAGAAAAGCTGACTTCATATGATGATATGCAGTCGGTTGACAAAGAGACATTTGTAGATTTTATGTTTACCCATCTGGGTGAGTATGGTGATCCAAAGAAAGAGATCGGAAAATGCCTTGATTACGCATTTTCGAAAGAAAAATCTGAAGGCGGTTTCGCTCTCGCAGCTTTTAACGATGGTAAACTAGTCGGCGGACTGATCATGAACCGAACAGGCATGGCAAACTATATTCCTGATTGGGTACTTGTATTTGTAGCGGTTGCCAGTTCCTGCCGGGGAAAAGGATATGGAGCACGTATGATCAAAGAGGCAATCAAACATTGTGATGGTGATATTAAACTCCACGTCGAATACGATAATCCCGCCAAACGTTTATACGAACGAATCGGGTTTAACTCCAGGTATGCTGAGATGAGATTTAAGAATAAATAATGCCACTTATGCCAAGCACTTCAATAATCGAGATTGACCGATACGCAATCGAGAATAATGTCTCGTTTATTAAATCCTTGTGCACCGGTAACACGCGAATATCGGCTGTTGTCAAGGGAAATGCGTATGGACATGGAAGCAGGGAAATTATTCGGATCGTTGAGGATTTGGGCATTCGTCATTTTGCTGTTTATTCATCGGCGGAAGCAAGGGAAGCGCTTCCCCACTGTTCACCCGAATCGAATCTTATGATAATGGGGTTTATTGCTTTGGAAGACCTGGACTGGATTCTTTTAAATGGAATCGAATTCTTTATTTCCGATCCCGAATGGCTCGACCAGGTCATTTATCGTTCAAAGTCGCTGAATACTTCTGCAAAGGTACACCTGGAAGTCGAAACAGGTATGAACCGGACCGGTATGTCGCTGGCACAGTTACGAATGGCAGTTAAAATCATTCAACAAAACGAGCGCTATATTAAGGTTATAGGAGTAGCTTCCCATTTTGCCGGAGCTGAAAGTATAGCAAATCATAAAAGGATCAAGAAGCAACTGTCAGTTTTTTCCAGGAGGATTAGCTTCTTAAATGAAAGTGGCATCCGGGGGCTTACCAGGCATATCGCAAGCTCCGCGGCACTTATTAACTACCCGGAAAGCAGGTTTGATATGGTTAGAACCGGCATACTCATTTATGGCTATTGGCCAACCAGGGAAACACAGATCAGTTATGTTCAAAGGAAAAAGGACAGGATAGAACCTCTTAAACGGGCAATCAACTGGTATTCCCGTGTAATGCAGTTGAAGCATGTCCCTGAGGGTGAATTCATCGGTTACGGTTTATTCTACCAGGCCGACAGGAAAATGAAGACAATGATTGTCCCTGTTGGTTATTGTAATGGATACAGCAGATCCCTGAGCAATAATGGGCACGTTATTGTAAATGGGCAGCGATCGCCCGTAATTGGAATCGTAAACATGAATATGATTATTTGTGATATCTCTGAGATAAGTGGTGTTAAAAATGGGGACCGCGTAACCCTGATCGGAAAGCAGAATGAGGTTGAGATTTCCTTTTCTTCCTTTGCAGAAATGAATAACTCCCTTAACTATGAGATACTTGCCAGACTACCTGAAAACATAGAAAGAATTGTAATTCAATAACTAAATTATGGCTTTCATAACCCTTGACAAAAAGAAATTAGAAGCCAACTTTCTATACCTGGATAAACTGTTTGAAAAGCGGAATATCAGGTGGACAGTCGTTTCAAAAATACTTTCCGGTAACCGTATGTTTATGTCCGAATTGCTTTCACTGGGAGTACGACAAATTGCAGATTCCAGAATAAGCAACCTGAAGACCATAAAATCAATGGATCCGGATATCGAAACCATGTATATTAAACCACCTGCCAAACGCTCCATCTCCAGTGTGGTTAAATATGCCGATATAAGCATGAACACCGAAATAGAAACCATTAAACTTCTCTCCGAGGAAGCACATAATCAGGGGAAAACTCATCAGATTATTATAATGATTGAATTGGGTGAACTTAGAGAAGGTGTTTTAGGTGAAGAATTTATCGAGTTTTATTCAAGTGTGTTCAAGCTTAAAAATATTGAAGTGGTTGGCATAGGAACAAACCTTACCTGTTTGTATGGCGTTCTGCCCAACCAGGACAAGCTCATACAGCTGTGCCTTTATGAACAACTGATTGAGGCTCGCTTTAACAAGCAGATTCCCTATGTGTCAGGAGGCTCTTCTGTGACAATCCCACTTCTTTTGAATAAAATGCTGCCAAAGGGAATTAATCATTTTCGTGTCGGGGAAACTCTTTTTCTGGGAACAGATGTTTACAACGATGAGCCCATGAAAAACATGAAGACTGATGTGATAAAACTCTTCACGGAAATCATTGAGCTAAATGAGAAACCCCTCGTGCCTTCGGGAGATTTGGGAAGCAATGTTGAAGGAAATGCTTTTGAGTTCAAGGAGGAAGACATCGGACAGAAAGCCTGTCGTGCAATTCTCGACCTGGGCTTACTCGATGTGGATATGGACCACCTGAAACCTGTTGACGGGGAGGTACAATTTGCTGGTGCAAGTTCAGATATGCTGGTAGTCAACCTTGGGAATAATAAAAACGGGTATCGTGTAGGGGATCTTATCGAATTCAGAATGGACTACATGGGTGCCTTGCGCACCATAAATTCCAAATACATCGATAAAAGAATCAAATAATAATTGGTGGAAATTAGCTGGCTGTCCTCCGGAGCTCCTTGTTAAGTTGGGCCCAAATGGAGTCTATAATGCGGGAAATCTTTGAATCCGGGGCAAATTCCGGAATGGATTGTTCTGCAATCATGGCATGGACCACCGCTTCGTCAAAAGGAATTTTGCCCAACAGGGGAATGGATTGACCGGATAGAAAATCTTCGATCTCCCTGCTTATCCCCGAATGGATATCAAACTTATTGATTATGGCATAAAGAGGAATGTCGAATTGTCTCACCAGCTCCACTGTTCTTTGAGCATCGTGCAGACTACTTTTGGATGCTTCTGTTACCAGCAGCACGGCATCGCTTCCCGTGATGGAAGAAATAGCCGCACAACCGGTACCCGGAGGGCCGTCTGTAAGAAGCAGCCCGGCCTTTCTTTCGTTCGCTATTTCTCTGGCCTTTCTCCGGACCTGGGCAACCAGCTTCCCGCTGTTCTCTTCTCCCGGACCCATCAGGGCGTGTGTCATGATTCCGGCACGGGTGCTGGAGACAAACCAGGAGTTATTGGTGCTTTTTTCTGAGTGGATGGCACTGGAAGGACAAATTCTTTCACACAACCTGCACCCTTCGCACTTGAAAGGATCGATACTGCGATTACCCGATTCACTGATGTTTATGGCATCGAATCTTCAGTACTCGCTGCAGATACCGCATTGTGTGCAAAGGTCCGGATCAATAGAGGCCACCCAGGCTCCTTCGAAAACATGCTTCTCCAGGATCTTTGGTTTCAGAATCAGGTGCAGATCCGCTGCATCCACATCCCCGTCGCATAGCACCAGGTTATCACCGGTAGTGGCCAGTGCGGCAGTGACCGAGGTTTTGCCTGTTCCTCCTTTACCGCTGATAATGGTAATCTCTTTCATGAAATCAGACCTTTCTCTAACAGATTTTTTATGATCTTCTGATGAGCAGCAAGCACATCTTCCGGTGTTTCACTGAACAGATCGGCCCTGGCATACTGAGAAGCGTAAGACTTACTGAAGGGAATTTCGCTGAGTATTTCCACCTCTTCCTCCCTCAGGTATTCATAGATGTCCTGATTGCCCAGATTTGCCTTGTTAATAACCACCCCGAAAGGTTTTCCAATCTCCCTAACCAGTGCAAGCATCAGTTTCAGATCGTGTTTGCCAAAAGGAGTGGGTTCGGTAACCAGGATAATGTAATCGGCGTCGGAAATGGTCTCCACAACCGGATAGCTGGTCCCGGGTGGAGCATCGAGTATCACCACATTTTCATTGGCAGGAATAGCCCGTTTCAGGGATCTGATCACCATGGTTTGCATGGTGGATCCAATTTTCAGCCGGCCTTCGAGAATCCCATTTCCGCCCTGGTCCTGATATCTGGTGATGGTGCCAACGGGTTCATCTTGCTCATAGATGGCATCGACCGGACAGGCTACCAGGCAGGCTCCGCAGGAATGACAAAGACTCGAGTTAACTTCTGCGAAGCCGGCCGGTGGGATAACCACAATGGCGTTGAACTCGCAATATTCCACGCATTTTCTGCAAAAGGTACAGCGGGCTGTATCTATAAAGGGAATCTCCTGGTTAATGTTAACCCGATTTAGCAGAAGTGCTTCCGGAAAAAAGAGTTTATCATTGGGCTCCTCCACATCACAATCCACCAAAAGCGCATTCGTTTCTGTCATCCGGTTGACCGCACGGTAGAGATTAATGGCCACGGTGGTCTTACCTGTACCCCCCTTTCCGCTGGCAACGGCGATACGAATTGTCATATTCCGGTATTAATGATCGCAATAGTTGGCTGAAAAACTAATTTTCTCATGTAGAAAGCCATTTACCAGTTCTTCGGGAGTGAGGGAGGGTGCACCCACAAAAACATTGATACCCCTCTCGTTAAAGAGATCAATGGCCCGTTGACCCATTCCTCCGGTAATTATTTCAGTTGCCCCGCGCTCAGCCAGCCATGGAGGTAATAGTCCGGGCTTGTGAGGGGGTGCATCTAAATAGGTGATCTCTGTGATCTTTTTTTCTTCAACCTTTACCATGGCAAATTGCTGGCAATGGCCAAAATGCCCATCCAGTTTTCCATAACTGATGGGTACGGCAATTATTCCTGTCATTTCAGTCAATTATTTAATCATGTAATGTTATCCGGGTTAATCTTTCTGCCCGGCATTTCTTCCCGTGCCCCTTCCAGCGCCTCTGCCACCTCCCCGGTTGGCAGCCCTTCCGGCTGCTCTTCCTACCCCTCTTCCCATTCCCCTTCCAGGTCCTCTTCCCATAAATGGCTCCTGTCCGGTTTCACTGGTGTCTTTGGTGCTGCATTTACCCATTTGTCTGCCGGTTCGGGATCCTTGCCCCTCTGGTCCGGTTCTGTCAAATCCTGGCATTTTTTTTTAAATAGGTTCTTTAATCATTCATTACTTGATGCGGTCAATAATATCGGCAATGGATCTGGAATCATCAGACAGGAGAACCATCTGGATATTGAACTTCTCCAATAGCTCCTTTGCTTTAGGCCCGAAATCGCCTGATATTATTTTGCTGGCACCCAGCTCGATCACTTTTTCGACGGCTTTTGTTCCGGCCCCATGCGAAGCTTCCTTATTTTCGTTTTCGTGGAACGTGGTTTCTCCGGTCTCTTCATCCAGGAGGCAAAACCATTCTG is a window from the Bacteroidales bacterium genome containing:
- a CDS encoding ATP-binding protein — encoded protein: MTIRIAVASGKGGTGKTTVAINLYRAVNRMTETNALLVDCDVEEPNDKLFFPEALLLNRVNINQEIPFIDTARCTFCRKCVEYCEFNAIVVIPPAGFAEVNSSLCHSCGACLVACPVDAIYEQDEPVGTITRYQDQGGNGILEGRLKIGSTMQTMVIRSLKRAIPANENVVILDAPPGTSYPVVETISDADYIILVTEPTPFGKHDLKLMLALVREIGKPFGVVINKANLGNQDIYEYLREEEVEILSEIPFSKSYASQYARADLFSETPEDVLAAHQKIIKNLLEKGLIS
- a CDS encoding amidohydrolase; protein product: MTELLELRRLLHKHPDLSHHENGTKEIIENHFTEFKPDETISFGAGGVGFLFRGESKGNLTVFRAELDALPIHETGQVPYSSANPGISHACGHDGHMAILTGFGGYVAKNRPARGSVLILFQAAEERGNGAKQVMAHSEFLRRKPECIFALHNIPGLALHSVTTRDGAFSSASAGMIIQLIGKTSHAAEPEQGINPDKAIAKMIEQVHALNAHYTRLKDKTFATVVHIQLGEEAHGTSPGYAEVRLTLRSATPESMVEFKDFLKKEIVRITQEHKLEWKFEFTEEFPAVINDTGCVGMIRNAAREAGVPFIEMKEAFRWSEDFGYYTESIKGGFFGIGSGINQAALHNPDFNFPDELISTGIKLFNSLYNQLHK
- a CDS encoding P-loop NTPase; translated protein: MCERICPSSAIHSEKSTNNSWFVSSTRAGIMTHALMGPGEENSGKLVAQVRRKAREIANERKAGLLLTDGPPGTGCAAISSITGSDAVLLVTEASKSSLHDAQRTVELVRQFDIPLYAIINKFDIHSGISREIEDFLSGQSIPLLGKIPFDEAVVHAMIAEQSIPEFAPDSKISRIIDSIWAQLNKELRRTAS
- the alr gene encoding alanine racemase; its protein translation is MPLMPSTSIIEIDRYAIENNVSFIKSLCTGNTRISAVVKGNAYGHGSREIIRIVEDLGIRHFAVYSSAEAREALPHCSPESNLMIMGFIALEDLDWILLNGIEFFISDPEWLDQVIYRSKSLNTSAKVHLEVETGMNRTGMSLAQLRMAVKIIQQNERYIKVIGVASHFAGAESIANHKRIKKQLSVFSRRISFLNESGIRGLTRHIASSAALINYPESRFDMVRTGILIYGYWPTRETQISYVQRKKDRIEPLKRAINWYSRVMQLKHVPEGEFIGYGLFYQADRKMKTMIVPVGYCNGYSRSLSNNGHVIVNGQRSPVIGIVNMNMIICDISEISGVKNGDRVTLIGKQNEVEISFSSFAEMNNSLNYEILARLPENIERIVIQ
- a CDS encoding NifB/NifX family molybdenum-iron cluster-binding protein, whose amino-acid sequence is MKTIISSTGKKLESGFDLRFGRAEWFCLLDEETGETTFHENENKEASHGAGTKAVEKVIELGASKIISGDFGPKAKELLEKFNIQMVLLSDDSRSIADIIDRIK
- a CDS encoding NifB/NifX family molybdenum-iron cluster-binding protein, with protein sequence MTGIIAVPISYGKLDGHFGHCQQFAMVKVEEKKITEITYLDAPPHKPGLLPPWLAERGATEIITGGMGQRAIDLFNERGINVFVGAPSLTPEELVNGFLHEKISFSANYCDH
- a CDS encoding GNAT family N-acetyltransferase, coding for MLEIEKLTSYDDMQSVDKETFVDFMFTHLGEYGDPKKEIGKCLDYAFSKEKSEGGFALAAFNDGKLVGGLIMNRTGMANYIPDWVLVFVAVASSCRGKGYGARMIKEAIKHCDGDIKLHVEYDNPAKRLYERIGFNSRYAEMRFKNK
- a CDS encoding alanine/ornithine racemase family PLP-dependent enzyme, translated to MAFITLDKKKLEANFLYLDKLFEKRNIRWTVVSKILSGNRMFMSELLSLGVRQIADSRISNLKTIKSMDPDIETMYIKPPAKRSISSVVKYADISMNTEIETIKLLSEEAHNQGKTHQIIIMIELGELREGVLGEEFIEFYSSVFKLKNIEVVGIGTNLTCLYGVLPNQDKLIQLCLYEQLIEARFNKQIPYVSGGSSVTIPLLLNKMLPKGINHFRVGETLFLGTDVYNDEPMKNMKTDVIKLFTEIIELNEKPLVPSGDLGSNVEGNAFEFKEEDIGQKACRAILDLGLLDVDMDHLKPVDGEVQFAGASSDMLVVNLGNNKNGYRVGDLIEFRMDYMGALRTINSKYIDKRIK
- a CDS encoding ABC transporter permease: MPQLKIIVRRLVRDRLLTLFTFCGLVAGISAFLLLFIHVMNERRFDRHFPNYENIYRVLSAPAHIDEALWARSLGIIHRAAENIPGIELATQFTHCDGGRIRIGERTMEQDHIMSVDEAFIQMFGVESKQGNLRDLEKPNTVFISEDFAKKYFGDQDPVGQQIHIDALQYVRDLGPYEIRGIVRNTNRRTHFRYELLISQKGGLQERYEILPDRKIAWTYNYYRLSQGMDPALVAGQLKAFYDKSSLKPVRGPQEYVFRLFPLEDIHLKSDFRFELRERTSRLSISLFMLISIVILLVTLLNFTNLSLAKIMKRSGEFGLKKTLGAGNRRLVRQVLGEVLLVCSIAILISVALIELFRPMLNRIFAIEFDIYYHDPMVLISLLLVLLSGLALSAPFVAGFLLSGNSNKEIRSGKVNYSGNVIMRILLMLQVAVVMMLISGTLLVNKQVQFMLDKPLGFNEEQVVVLHINDLSKDPMVFIRKLEAQNTVTSAGMTLQHFGYPAQAISLENLGLEGTAEFVFANYSYLKTMDIRLLHNWIPPEADTVRGMVVNEHLYKRLMERHGSMEALQTFRSEQPLEEGQQAINFVGVTEDFNYSSAHETIGDFAFWLDESANRARFTHVRLKPGNLRAGMETIRNLWEEQYPGQELSYFFLDEKIAEQYASEILLRKVLLAFSIAGIIICLLGMSAMALLISRQRTREIGIRKVNGASISLIMVLLNRDFIKWILLAFVPAISLIYYTMNRWLENFAYQTALSWWIFLLAGMIVLLITVFTVSLQSYRSASRNPVEALRHD
- a CDS encoding DUF5320 domain-containing protein is translated as MPGFDRTGPEGQGSRTGRQMGKCSTKDTSETGQEPFMGRGPGRGMGRGVGRAAGRAANRGGGRGAGRGTGRNAGQKD
- a CDS encoding AraC family ligand binding domain-containing protein, which produces MNYVIEGDGALVNEAGEEQPLKAGDFALLNPDEKHQ